A single region of the Anser cygnoides isolate HZ-2024a breed goose chromosome W, Taihu_goose_T2T_genome, whole genome shotgun sequence genome encodes:
- the LOC125181520 gene encoding uncharacterized protein isoform X2, with product MEQRPPSRPRVAWEEDESSQESSSLMEPIEVCEVEPLQPDAIWLPVYEEEEEAVDFIEAYVRNPERVRAALSMAAVPACPGRAPALLPGCWRAAGWAELLPSRRPAQLRTPQCCGPAGCGSPSHAPSWYLCGCQDEVQKMKFLSNVITVCTTAQQKGLLEGLDIFCSRNKLAENIQVLLDEEPKDKLFTAVRQQAMLAVSALSTVEMAVEDEMTFLLLASFKSIFFLPPEEELNIRLYSMTLKSMDNMLQMLLISPPASSFEENLHKILQVLLRFANSQNKLAKERAMERIWRLTGFISSCSDQEPFGKYLQPPQRTAIVLRTLETMRDCCIDNKKNQWAKFMLEVAVRDSASWLMEVQKILRFLHENLKKSNSTSLLRQSFFLVLKALTNQFPREALRSVLTSLPSLDRYQPQQFPKHGVGQGQGCRTAWDLRGLSGSQLCGRGSPANRVFWACSTTLDIWKAMLSLPMTSGKILRELQNVLQDERVCWSLHVQTEHTSLLNLAMMCPTERVLADLCDTEKLLLLLSLDNLPILWLVLRALVMLSERSEMVRVVQLLLPEVMETLQYDNTHITEKALTVFENVIGHLEKTEASPIALALAERLLPLFNNVSSEVRERSMLLFKDLMESVVWWKKGAMKTTVRRALIPLLFRMSDETQSVAKASAVVLLACAKFLKWKQLEQLTQTEDIWRIWEYLLKQKISRVEGCLPYLEDAQANLRQEAVKFIAFAALHSGDLDKEKLRMIITYLQIHSEYDIHPSIRHLAAGTIEILQRQVQQQPASRWARLAALRCWP from the exons ATGGAGCAGAGACCCCCAAGCCGCCCCAGGGTGGCCTGGGAAGAGGATGAGAGCtcccaggagagcagctctcTAATGGAGCCCATCGAGGTGTGCGAGGTGGAGCCGCTGCAGCCTG ACGCTATCTGGCTACCTGTGtatgaagaggaagaggaagctgtGGACTTCATCGAGGCCTACGTCAGAAACCCGGAAAGGGTAAGAGCAGCCCTTTCCATGGCGGCTGTGCCTGCATGTCCTGGCCGTGCCCCggctctgctgccaggctgctggagggctgctggctgggcagagctgctgccctccaGGCGTCCCGCACAGCTCCGCACCCCGCAATGCTGCggtcctgctggctgtggctCCCCCTCTCACGCTCCCTCTTGGTATCTCTGTGGCTGCCAGGATGAGGTGCAGAAGATGAAGTTCCTGAGCAACGTCATCACTGTGTGCACAACCGCCCAACAGAAGGGCTTGTTAGAGGGCCTGGAcatcttctgcagcagaaataagCTGGCGGAGAACATCCAG gtgctgctggacGAGGAGCCCAAGGACAAGCTGTTCACAGCAGTGCGGCAGCAAGCCATGCTTGCTGTCTCTGCCTTGAG caCAGTGGAGATGGCGGTGGAGGATGAAATGACGTTTCTGTTACTTGCATCCTTCAAGAGcatcttcttccttcctccggAAGAGGAACTCAACATTCGCCTCTACAGTATG ACCCTGAAAAGTATGGACAACATGCTGCAGATGTTGCTGATcagccctcctgcctccagcttcGAGGAGAATTTGCATAAGATCTTGCAG gtgctgctacGCTTTGCGAACTCTCAGAACAAACTTGCAAAGGAGAGAGCCATGGAAAGGATCTGGAGGCTGACTGGTTTCATTTCTAGCTGTTCTGATCAGGAG CCATTTGGAAAATACCTCCAGCCTCCTCAGAGGACAGCCATCGTCCTCAGGACACTTGAGACCATGAGAGACTGCTGCATCGATAACAAGAAGAACCAGTGGGCCAAGTTCATGCTGGAAGTGGCCGTGAGAGACTCTGCCTCTTGGCTGATGGAA GTGCAAAAGATTCTGAGATTCCTCCATGAAAACCTAAAAAAGAGCAACAGCACATCTTTACTCCGGCAGAGCTTCTTCTTAGTACTGAAGGCACTGACTAACCAGTTTCCCAGGGAAGCTCTCAGAAGTGTGCTGACCAGCCTTCCGTCACTTGACAGGTACCAGCCCCAACAGTTCCCTAAGCACGGGGTGGGTCAgggccagggctgcaggacagcctggGACCTGCGGGGCTTGTCTGGGTCACAGCTCTGCGGGCGGGGCAGCCCTGCCAACAGAGTGTTCTGGGCTTGCAGCACTACGCTGGACATCTGGAAGGCGATGCTTTCCCTTCCAATGACTTCAGGGAAGATCTTGCGAGAGCTACAGAACGTTCTCCAGGACGAACGGGTGTGCTGGTCTTTGCACGTCCAGACAGAGCACACCAGCCTTCTTAACTTGGCT ATGATGTGTCCAACTGAACGTGTACTAGCGGATTTATGTGACACAGAaaagctcctgctgcttctgagtCTTGACAACCTGCCGATTCTCTGGCTGGTGCTCAGAGCCCTCGTCATGTTGTCAGAGAGATCTGAGATG GTGAGGGTagtgcagctcctgctgccagaaGTCATGGAGACTCTGCAGTATGACAACACACACATCACTGAGAAGGCCCTGACTGTCTTTGAAAACGTGATCGGTCATCTGGAGAAGACGGAGGCCAGCCCCATCGCTCTGGCACTGGCTGAGAGACTCCTGCCTCTTTTTAACAAC GTGTCCAGTGAGGTGCGGGAGCGCTCCATGCTCCTCTTCAAAGACCTGATGGAGTCTGTGGTGTGGTGGAAAAAAGGAGCAATGAAAACGACCGTGCGCAGGGCCCTTATTCCACTGTTGTTCCGGATGAGTGACGAGACTCAGAGCGTGGCCAAG GCCTCTGCAGTAGTCCTACTTGCCTGTGCAAAGTTCCTGAAGTGGAAACAGCTTGAGCAGCTGACTCAGACTGAGGACATCTGGAGGATTTGGGAGTACTTG CTCAAGCAGAAGATCAGCAGGGTGGAAGGATGCCTGCCATACCTGGAGGATGCTCAGGCCAACTTGCGACAGGAGGCTGTCAAATTCATCG CGTTTGCTGCATTGCACTCCGGGGACCTAGACAAAGAGAAGCTGCGTATGATCATCACCT ACCTCCAAATTCATTCGGAATACGACATCCATCCATCGATCCGTCACCTGGCAGCTGGGACCATAGAGATCCTGCAACGTCAAGTACAGCAGCAACCCGCATCAAGATGGGCTAGGCTGGCAGCACTGCGCTGCTGGCCCTGA
- the LOC125181520 gene encoding uncharacterized protein isoform X4, translating to MEQRPPSRPRVAWEEDESSQESSSLMEPIEVCEVEPLQPDAIWLPVYEEEEEAVDFIEAYVRNPERVRAALSMAAVPACPGRAPALLPGCWRAAGWAELLPSRRPAQLRTPQCCGPAGCGSPSHAPSWYLCGCQDEVQKMKFLSNVITVCTTAQQKGLLEGLDIFCSRNKLAENIQVLLDEEPKDKLFTAVRQQAMLAVSALSTVEMAVEDEMTFLLLASFKSIFFLPPEEELNIRLYSMTLKSMDNMLQMLLISPPASSFEENLHKILQVLLRFANSQNKLAKERAMERIWRLTGFISSCSDQEPFGKYLQPPQRTAIVLRTLETMRDCCIDNKKNQWAKFMLEVAVRDSASWLMEVQKILRFLHENLKKSNSTSLLRQSFFLVLKALTNQFPREALRSVLTSLPSLDSTTLDIWKAMLSLPMTSGKILRELQNVLQDERVCWSLHVQTEHTSLLNLAMMCPTERVLADLCDTEKLLLLLSLDNLPILWLVLRALVMLSERSEMVRVVQLLLPEVMETLQYDNTHITEKALTVFENVIGHLEKTEASPIALALAERLLPLFNNQVSSEVRERSMLLFKDLMESVVWWKKGAMKTTVRRALIPLLFRMSDETQSVAKASAVVLLACAKFLKWKQLEQLTQTEDIWRIWEYLLKQKISRVEGCLPYLEDAQANLRQEAVKFIAFAALHSGDLDKEKLRMIITYLQIHSEYDIHPSIRHLAAGTIEILQRQVQQQPASRWARLAALRCWP from the exons ATGGAGCAGAGACCCCCAAGCCGCCCCAGGGTGGCCTGGGAAGAGGATGAGAGCtcccaggagagcagctctcTAATGGAGCCCATCGAGGTGTGCGAGGTGGAGCCGCTGCAGCCTG ACGCTATCTGGCTACCTGTGtatgaagaggaagaggaagctgtGGACTTCATCGAGGCCTACGTCAGAAACCCGGAAAGGGTAAGAGCAGCCCTTTCCATGGCGGCTGTGCCTGCATGTCCTGGCCGTGCCCCggctctgctgccaggctgctggagggctgctggctgggcagagctgctgccctccaGGCGTCCCGCACAGCTCCGCACCCCGCAATGCTGCggtcctgctggctgtggctCCCCCTCTCACGCTCCCTCTTGGTATCTCTGTGGCTGCCAGGATGAGGTGCAGAAGATGAAGTTCCTGAGCAACGTCATCACTGTGTGCACAACCGCCCAACAGAAGGGCTTGTTAGAGGGCCTGGAcatcttctgcagcagaaataagCTGGCGGAGAACATCCAG gtgctgctggacGAGGAGCCCAAGGACAAGCTGTTCACAGCAGTGCGGCAGCAAGCCATGCTTGCTGTCTCTGCCTTGAG caCAGTGGAGATGGCGGTGGAGGATGAAATGACGTTTCTGTTACTTGCATCCTTCAAGAGcatcttcttccttcctccggAAGAGGAACTCAACATTCGCCTCTACAGTATG ACCCTGAAAAGTATGGACAACATGCTGCAGATGTTGCTGATcagccctcctgcctccagcttcGAGGAGAATTTGCATAAGATCTTGCAG gtgctgctacGCTTTGCGAACTCTCAGAACAAACTTGCAAAGGAGAGAGCCATGGAAAGGATCTGGAGGCTGACTGGTTTCATTTCTAGCTGTTCTGATCAGGAG CCATTTGGAAAATACCTCCAGCCTCCTCAGAGGACAGCCATCGTCCTCAGGACACTTGAGACCATGAGAGACTGCTGCATCGATAACAAGAAGAACCAGTGGGCCAAGTTCATGCTGGAAGTGGCCGTGAGAGACTCTGCCTCTTGGCTGATGGAA GTGCAAAAGATTCTGAGATTCCTCCATGAAAACCTAAAAAAGAGCAACAGCACATCTTTACTCCGGCAGAGCTTCTTCTTAGTACTGAAGGCACTGACTAACCAGTTTCCCAGGGAAGCTCTCAGAAGTGTGCTGACCAGCCTTCCGTCACTTGACAG CACTACGCTGGACATCTGGAAGGCGATGCTTTCCCTTCCAATGACTTCAGGGAAGATCTTGCGAGAGCTACAGAACGTTCTCCAGGACGAACGGGTGTGCTGGTCTTTGCACGTCCAGACAGAGCACACCAGCCTTCTTAACTTGGCT ATGATGTGTCCAACTGAACGTGTACTAGCGGATTTATGTGACACAGAaaagctcctgctgcttctgagtCTTGACAACCTGCCGATTCTCTGGCTGGTGCTCAGAGCCCTCGTCATGTTGTCAGAGAGATCTGAGATG GTGAGGGTagtgcagctcctgctgccagaaGTCATGGAGACTCTGCAGTATGACAACACACACATCACTGAGAAGGCCCTGACTGTCTTTGAAAACGTGATCGGTCATCTGGAGAAGACGGAGGCCAGCCCCATCGCTCTGGCACTGGCTGAGAGACTCCTGCCTCTTTTTAACAAC CAGGTGTCCAGTGAGGTGCGGGAGCGCTCCATGCTCCTCTTCAAAGACCTGATGGAGTCTGTGGTGTGGTGGAAAAAAGGAGCAATGAAAACGACCGTGCGCAGGGCCCTTATTCCACTGTTGTTCCGGATGAGTGACGAGACTCAGAGCGTGGCCAAG GCCTCTGCAGTAGTCCTACTTGCCTGTGCAAAGTTCCTGAAGTGGAAACAGCTTGAGCAGCTGACTCAGACTGAGGACATCTGGAGGATTTGGGAGTACTTG CTCAAGCAGAAGATCAGCAGGGTGGAAGGATGCCTGCCATACCTGGAGGATGCTCAGGCCAACTTGCGACAGGAGGCTGTCAAATTCATCG CGTTTGCTGCATTGCACTCCGGGGACCTAGACAAAGAGAAGCTGCGTATGATCATCACCT ACCTCCAAATTCATTCGGAATACGACATCCATCCATCGATCCGTCACCTGGCAGCTGGGACCATAGAGATCCTGCAACGTCAAGTACAGCAGCAACCCGCATCAAGATGGGCTAGGCTGGCAGCACTGCGCTGCTGGCCCTGA